Proteins encoded together in one Triticum dicoccoides isolate Atlit2015 ecotype Zavitan chromosome 7B, WEW_v2.0, whole genome shotgun sequence window:
- the LOC119338402 gene encoding protein WHAT'S THIS FACTOR 1 homolog, chloroplastic-like: protein MARWSSPKDPALEAALRRNRRWIVNNQIKRLLLRFPSRSAPVRLLQSRFKTLDLLGRAANWLRKYPSCFELFTGEGPAGSGGELCFGYTKRMAELVDAEEAAVTASEPAMADRLARVLMLARGRRLPVSKLAALRGPLGLPDDYLLRILPAHTDLFRLANPYPHRRNAVELELLRWVPSRAVSAVEAAASASNSLPRFTCSLPSSWAKSHDKMEDFNSTPYISPYSEDGAVPGTDSEAEKRAVAVVHELLSLTLWKKISVMKLEHFRWEFGLPEDTARMLLRHSCLFYVSNRYKIHTAVLREGYEGSELRVKDPVVAAKDRLGELMQEGLHEFNQRRRAVNLEKKRRKGEVDVKKEEEELEDEAGALLDSAEKREERRRFYKVLFGDDNR, encoded by the coding sequence ATGGCGCGGTGGTCGTCTCCGAAGGACCCGGCTCTGGAGGCGGCCCTCCGCCGCAACCGGCGCTGGATCGTGAACAACCAGATCAAGCGCCTCCTCCTCCGCTTCCCGTCCCGCTCCGCCCCCGTCCGCCTCCTCCAGTCCCGCTTCAAGACGCTCGACCTCCTCGGCCGCGCCGCCAACTGGCTCCGCAAGTACCCCTCCTGCTTCGAGCTCTTCACCGGCGAAGGCCCGGCCGGGAGCGGCGGTGAGCTCTGCTTCGGCTACACCAAGCGGATGGCGGAGCTCGTCGACGCCGAGGAGGCCGCCGTCACCGCGTCCGAGCCGGCCATGGCCGACCGCCTCGCGCGCGTGCTCATGCTCGCCCGCGGGCGCCGCCTCCCGGTCTCCAAGCTCGCCGCGCTGCGCGGCCCGCTCGGCCTCCCAGACGACTACCTCCTCCGCATCCTCCCCGCCCACACCGACCTCTTCCGCCTCGCCAACCCGTACCCTCACCGCCGCAATGCCGTAGAGCTGGAGCTGCTCCGATGGGTCCCTTCCCGCGCGGTCTCTGCTGTTGAGGCCGCTGCCTCGGCGAGCAACTCCCTCCCGCGGTTCACCTGCTCGTTGCCGTCCTCTTGGGCCAAGTCCCACGACAAGATGGAGGACTTCAACTCCACACCCTACATTTCGCCCTACTCGGAGGACGGGGCGGTGCCTGGCACAGACTCAGAGGCTGAGAAGCGTGCGGTGGCTGTGGTTCACGAGCTTCTTTCGCTCACCTTGTGGAAGAAGATTTCGGTTATGAAGCTAGAGCACTTCAGATGGGAGTTTGGGTTGCCAGAAGACACAGCTAGGATGCTGCTCCGGCATTCTTGCCTCTTCTATGTGTCGAATCGGTACAAGATTCACACTGCGGTGCTCCGTGAGGGTTATGAGGGGTCTGAGCTGAGGGTGAAGGATCCAGTGGTGGCAGCAAAGGATAGACTCGGGGAACTGATGCAGGAGGGTCTGCACGAATTTAATCAGCGGCGACGTGCTGTGAATttggagaagaagaggaggaaaggTGAAGTTGATGTGAAGAAGGAAGAAGAGGAGCTCGAAGATGAGGCAGGGGCACTGTTGGATAGTGCGGAGAAGAGGGAGGAAAGACGGAGGTTTTACAAGGTGTTGTTTGGTGATGATAACCGGTGA